ACGCGATCGAATGAGCCCGACGTCAGCAGATTCACCTGTGCAGTGATCGGCAGGTCCGTCAGGAACCGCGCGGACGAGTCGAGCGCCCTCCCGATCGCGGCTGCGGTGGTCGCGGTGGTGTCGGGGTCGGAGGCCGCGTCAATCGCCGCCCGCTCCGTCGTTTCCTTGAGGATGCTGCGCTTGAGATGGCGCAGACGCCAAGCCTTCTCGCTGTGGTCATCGCCAGCCGCGCTGTCCCCGGTCGGGGGTTCGATGGACAGCGGATCGTCGCCGGTGGCCAGGCCGGCGGCAAGCATCTGCGGCGGCGACGTGGCGGCCTTGATGCGCAGCAGCGTCACCGAGAACCGGGACGGCGCACTCGGACGCACCTCGACAAACTGCCTGCGGGAAGGCGAGAACCCGGTGAGGTGGGCGCGCACCAGGTACGCTCCGGGCGGAAGCGCCCGGAGCGTGAACGAGCCACGGCGATCGCTGACCGCCACGGCACTGGTCGAACCGAGCGCAGAGATCATCGCTCCCGCGAGCGGAACCCCGCGCTCGTCCACCACGACCCCTTCGATGTGGCCGGACGCCGCGCGCGCAACGCGCCGCCCGCGGTCGTCCGCACCGGGACGAAGACCGTCGGACTGCGCGAAGACCAACGGGGTCGCCCCCACCAGCCCCACGACGACCGTCGATCCAACGAGCGTGAAGAGGCGGTTCATATACTGGCCTTTGTGGCTCACGACGTCATTGCCGTCCGGGCAGGCCGCACCGCGGACGGCCCGTCGTCAACCTGCAACCACTGTGAACGTCGAGTTCTCGACCTTCGACTTGCCGGTGACCTTGTCTGTCACCTTGATCTCGAGCCGGTACTCCCCTTCGGGGAAACTCGTGAGCGGCACCGACAGGCCACCGACGAGCTGATGCCCGGCGTTGACGTCGAACTGCGGCGGCAGCGTCTGCGCGTCGAAGTTCTGCGGATTCGTCTTGTTGAAGAACTTCTCGGCGCCGTCTTTCTTCGTGTAGAAGTTGTAGTCGACCGTCACGTTCGGCTTGTTCGACGTCTTGTCGATGCCGTTGTTGTAGACGAGGAACAGGATCGAAAGTTCATCCTTCTTCGTGAACTTGTTGTCGGGCGATGGCGTGAGCCGGGTCAACCCGAACACGTACGGATTGGCGGAGATCTCCGCCTCGGGCAGCGCCGCGGTGAGTTGCTCGGTCTTGCTGGCAATCAGCACAGAGCTGGTCGCAAGCTCGTCGTTCCAGTAGTTGGGTACGGTGACCGCCTGCTTCGCCACGACGGTGCGCGGCGGCGGCGCCTTCTTGTCCTTGCTGTTCGCGGACCGCTCACGGACGAGCACCGACACGTCGTACTCGCCTCCGGGCACCGAGAACGCGCGCTGCAACCGATACGGCTGACCGGCTTCCGGAGCCTTCAGGTCGAGGAATCGAACGTCCTCGAACACGTACTCGACCTTGGCCGGTTCCTTCTTGGCCTTGTCGTCCTTCTTCGCGTCCGCAGCAGCGGGCGCGGCCGGAGCGGCTGCCGACTTGCTGGTGACGCGGATGTAGTAGATCACCGACGGGGTCGTCAGCTTGTCGATGGCGATCGTGAAGGGCACGAACGTGCGCTGATCCCGGGCCTTCAGCGAGTGGTTCTGCCAGGTCAGCGTGAGGTCGTTTGGCGCCGGCTGGCCCGCGGCCACGCCGTCCACGGTCTGGAGGGCGGCAGCGATTTCCTGCTGCTGCTGCTTGTCGAACTTCCTGTCATCCTTCTTCTTGTCCTGCGCGAACGATCCGGCAGCGGCCACGAAGAAAAGGGCGGCGATAAGAGCACTGGCGACGGCCAGCACCCGGGCACGGATATGCATGACGACTATACTCCCAGTCTCCGTCGAAATGACGAACATCTGTCGGATCATAGTCGCCTCCAGACTGGAAAGTCAAAACCTCCCACCCCATCGGAACCGGGTAGAAGCCGGCGCGTGCTATGATGACGAATTCCCGGGGGAATCCGTGGATTTCGTGGCGATCTGTCCCGACCGGCCCGATTCCAACCACGGCTGAGCACCTTCTAGCCGTGGACCTCGGCGGAGTGCACCGACGGCTGATCCGGGCGGGTCGCGCCGCGCCGGGGCCCCCTCGCTGTTTGCCAGAGGCGTCGTCGCGGTGACACGGCGCACCGAGACCCCGCCGGCTGATCCCGGGAGCCGGAGGACGACATGCTCGACGAGGCCATGGTGATCGTGCTGGCGGGCGGAACGGGGGAGCGCCTGAACCCCCTCACCCAGGATCGCGCGAAGCCGGCGGTCTATTTCGGCGGCCCGTACCGCATCATCGATTTCGTCCTGAGCAACTGCATCAACTCGGGGCTGCGCCGCGTCTTCATCGCGACACAGTACAAGTCGCTCTCCTTGAACCGCCACATCCGCATGGGCTGGAGCATCGTCTCCGAGGAACTCGGCGAGTTCATCGAGATCCTGCCGCCGCAGAAGCGCGTCGGCGAGAACTGGTACCTCGGAACGGCCGACGCTGTGTACCAGAACCTGTATTCGGTGGTGCGCGAGAACCCGCGGCAGGTCATCATCCTCGCGGGTGACCACGTCTACAAGATGGATTACTCGCGGATGCTGCGGTTCCACCAGGAACGCCAGTCCGCGGTGACGATTGCCACGATCGAGATGCCCCTGGCCGAGTCGCGCCGGTTCGGCATCCTGCAGGTGGACGAGAGCGACCGCGTCATCGGCTTCCAGGAGAAGCCGAACGAACCCATTACCATCCCGGGATCGCCCCACCTCGCGCTCGTCTCGATGGGCATCTACATCTTCGAAGCGGACATCCTGATCCGCGCCCTCGAGGCCGACGCAGGCCGCGACACGACGCACGATTTCGGCAGGGACGTCATCCCAGCGCTCATCGCCGAGGAGAAGGTGTTCTCGTACCGTTTCTACGACGAGAACAAGAAGGCCGCGAAGTACTGGCGCGACATCGGCACGCTCGATGCGTACTTCGAGGCGAGCATGGATCTCGTGCAGGTCAATCCGGAGTTCAACCTGTACGACCCCGAATGGCCACTGCACACGTACCAGCCTCAGGCGCCGCCGGCGAAATTCGTCTTCGCCGAAGAGGGCCGGCGCTGCGGCCAGGCGCTCGACTCGATCATCTCGCCCGGCTGCATCGTGTCGGGCAGCCGCATCTCGGGCAGCATCCTCTGCCCCAACGTCCGCGTGCACAGCTTCTGCAACATCGAGCAGGCCATCCTCATGCCCGGCGTGCGCGTCGGGCGTCATGCCCGGTTGCGGCGCGTCATCGTGGACCGCGATGCGTGCATCCCGCGTGGCGCGTCCATCGGGTACGACCTCGAGGAGGATCGCCGCCGCCACACGGTCACGGAGACGGGGGTCGTCGTCGTCACGCGGGACGACGAGCCGATGGTGCGGGACATCGATGAGGACGCACTGCAGATCGAGATGGAAGCCGACCGCCGAGGTTCGGCCGGGGAGTGAGGCTCCTGCGCTTCCAACGCCCCCCGAACCTCTTTGCCTACACCAGCCGCATTCGACCCTGAGTTCACGTGTGTTGACCATGTTTCGCGCCCTGCGCGCCCTGTGAAACGGGCGTTCCCTGCGCGAGACGTTGATGAACACAACTGAGTCGAAGGGTAGAATGGCAGATCGGTCTCGTGCTGGTTACTCCATCAACCGCGATGGTGCCGTCGGACACGTCGACGAGGAGGATGTCAGTGAAGATTACGCAGGTGAACGGCCGGGAGATTCTCGACTCGCGGGGCAACCCAACGGTCGAGGTGGATGTTGATCTGGACAGCGGGTCGCGCGGCAGGGCCGCGGTCCCGTCGGGCGCGTCCACGGGCGTGCGCGAGGCGCTCGAACTGCGTGACGGCGACAAGCACCGCTATCTCGGCAAGGGCGTCCTGAAGGCCGTCGCGAATGTCAACGGCGAGCTGGCCAAGGCGGTGGTTGGACAGACGGCCGACCAGCGGGCGGTCGACAACCTGATGAACGCGACCGACGGCACTCCGACCAAGAGCCGGCTTGGCGCCAACGCCATCCTCGGCGTGTCGATGGCGCTCGCACGCGCCGTGGCCACGGCAAATCACGCGCCGCTCTACGCGTCGATCGGCACGCTGGCCCGCGTGCCGGCCGACCAGTTCTCGCTGCCGGTGCCGCTGATGAACATCCTCAACGGCGGCGCGCACTCCGATAGCAACGTGGACATCCAGGAGTTCATGGTCGTTCCGGTCGGCCTGCCGTCGTTCCGCGAGGCGCTCCGGGCCGGCGCCGAGACCTTCCACGCGCTGCGGTCGATCCTGAAGAAGCTGGGACTCTCGACCGGCGTGGGCGACGAGGGCGGCTTCGCGCCAAACCTCAAGGCAAACCACCAGGCCATCGAGCTGGTGCTCGAGGCGATCACGAAGGCTGGCTACAAGCCGGGCCAGGACGTCTGCGTCGCGCTCGACGTCGCCGCCAGCGAGCTGTGGGAGGACACGGGTGACGCCAACGGCGCACCGGATGCCCGGACAGGGCACTATGTGTTCCACAAGTCGGGCGACGGGACGAAGAGCCCAGCGGAAATGGTGAAGATGTACGCCGACTGGATCGGCCAGTACCCGATCGTCTCAATCGAGGACGGCCTGGCCGAAGGCGACTGGAACGGGTGGGAGTTGCTCACGCGCGAGCTGGGCGGGCGCGTCCAGCTCGTCGGCGACGACATCTTCGTCACCAACCCGGCCATCTTCAGGCGCGGCATCGAGCGGAAGATCGCAAACAGCATCCTGATCAAGCTGAACCAGATCGGAACAGTCACCGAGACGCTCGACGCCATCGAGATGGCCCGAGGCGCCGGCTACACCACCGTCATCTCGCATCGCTCGGGCGAAACCGAGGACTCGACGATCGCCGATCTCGCCGTCGGCACCGGCGCCGGACAGCTCAAGACCGGTTCAGCCAGCCGGAGCGACCGCGTCGCGAAATACAACCAGTTGCTGCGGATCGAGGAGGAACTCGGCGCGAAGGCACGCTACGCCGGGCGCGAATCGTTCAGGCGGTTGAAATAGGGATCGGGGGTCAGGGATCGGGGGTCAGGGGAACGAGCCCCGATCCCCGTCCGCTAGTCCCCTCCCAGGTTGAGCTCGCCGGTGGGTTCGCTCGCCGCGATCCTGAGCGACCGCAGGAACCGGCGATCCGCCGCGGTGATTTCGTACACGTGGGCGGCGGGCATCAGACGCCGGGACGGCGGCACGGCGGTCGTTGTCCGCCCATGGGCGACCGGCTGATTACTGTCCACGAATCCGACCGCAGCCTCGAGTGACACCTTCATCTCGAATCCGGCCGCGCGTGCCCGTTCCCGGCAGGCCTGCACTTCAGGATCACGACCGACCGCGGCGTTGATGGCGTCGATGAGCTCGCGAGCGTACCGGTTCACAGCTTCATCCACAGCCGCTTACCTCCTGCCGCTGGCCGCCGCCGGTCGAATGGACGGGCGCTGAGCGTCCGCGTTCGATCGGTACCCCATCCGCGGATCTGCGTTGTCGGAACAATGAGAACGATCGTCGACGCATTCTACGGGCCGTCCGGCCGGGTGTCAAGGAACTGACAGCAGGAATGACAGCAGGCGCCCGGTCTTCCGCGATCAACCGGAGTGACGGGCGACGTGCCGCGCCCAGAGCGAGACCAGCACCTGTTCCGGCCCCTTGGCCGCGGCATACATCTCGGCATACCGGGCGAACTGCGCGGCGTCGATCGAGCCGCCTCCCTGGGCGCCCCGGGCCTGCACCACCAACCGCATCGCCAGGAACAGCGCCTCGTGGTCGCCGCCGTGTTTCTCAAGATACGACCGCACGCCGGCAAGTGCCTCGGCGTGCTGCCCCGTCATCGACCATGCCGCAATCGACCGCCGCTGAACCGCGGCATCCTCGGGCCAGTGCCCCGCCGCCTCGCGCGCGATGTCCCGCGCCTGTTCCCAGTCGTTCACCCGAACGAGCGCGTCGAACAGCATGAGGTACGCGAGCGGCAGGTCGTTCTCTCCCGCGAGCGTCGTTTGCCACGCGCCGATCGCTTCGCGGTCGCGGCGTCCGGCCGCGTAGCACGCCCCAAGGTAGAGGGCTGCGGGAAAGAAGTCCACCGAGTTCCGCAGCGACGCCCGGAACTCACCCGCCGCCCGCTCGAGGTCGCGCCGCGACAGCAGCGCCAGGCCGCGCAGGAAGGTGACGGCCAGTTGGTCCTGTCCTGCGGGCAGGCTCTGCAGGACTGCGTCGAACGCACCGCGCCGAGCCTGGTCGATCGCCTCACGAACCCCGGACGGCAGCGACTTCCCGCCCGATGGCCCGAGGAGGCGGTCGAGGAACGGGGCCAGCACCTCTGGCGCGAGCACCTGCTGGGGCTGGAAGGAACGTGCCGTATCGGAAAACGGGATCGCGCGCGCGACTTCCGCCCGCGCGGTGCCGAGCTTCGAGGCCGACGCCAACACCTCGAACGGCCGGGACTGCCTGGTCGTCGCCCGATCTCCGGCCGACACGATGGCGTGCGCGAAGTACCGGCCGGGCGGAAGCAGATCGATTCGGATGAGTCCGCTCGCCACGCGTCGGCCTTCTCCAGCTTCACACGGCAGTGCCACGCTGAACACGGCCGGCCCTTGATCCTCCTCGCTCACCTCCATCGTCACCCGCGCTTTGCCGAGCGCCGCACGGTCGGACGAGTAGATCTCGAGGTAGCCGATGAACTCCGGCGTCGCGATCCCGCCATCGACATTGGGATTCCACTTGCCAGCCTCGCCGGTTCGCTCGTCGGCGATCAGCAGGTCGCTGACCTCGAGCGGGCCCACTCTGGCCACCGCGGCGTTGACCGCGTGCTCGACGCTCCCCCGGCGCCCGGTCTTGTCCCGCGCCGCCAGCTTGACCACGTATTCGCCCGGTTCCACGTCCACCGCCCCCATGTAGGCGAGCGGCCCCGGAACGTGCCGAGGCGCGATGATGCTCTTCTCCAGGAAGCTGCGGACCACGCGTCCCTTACGATCCATCACGGCGACGCCAACCGCAACCGGAGAGCCCTCCGCGCGATCCTTGTCGATGTCCGCGCCGATGATCAGCCGCGGCTTGGACCCCTTCGGGTCGCGTACCACGAAGGTGGTGATGCTGACGGGCAAATCGCTTGCCGCGAATGGCGAGCCGAGGGTCCGCGCGATCGCGGCTTCATCGGTCTCGTCCGTCTCCGCGGTGAACACGAACTGTCGCCTCGCGCGCAGGCTGACATCCTTGCGTCCGAGCTTCACGTCGATTCGGTGCGCCGTGCCGTCGCGGTCGTTGCCCTCGGCCTCGAAACCGAGCAGGTA
This DNA window, taken from Vicinamibacterales bacterium, encodes the following:
- a CDS encoding VWA domain-containing protein, translating into MNMTATCGVVLSMVVVCSGAMGAQQQATFKAGVDLVVVDVNAVDGRGHPIEGLQVGEFTIMVDGKPRRVVSATYVSYARPAPKSVQAEAAAPPARPLFSSNTTTEAPGRLVLILVDEGNIRSGSGQAVIRAASRFVDQLLPTDRVAIASIPMGIRVDVTANRAVIREALTRMVGRLTPYRPQRHVALGEAFEIRAGQSDVLERVVTRECSSEPDAAAKMACRTMIESDAPIMVQEAKERTRRSLAAIKDILRGLRRIDGPKTVLLISESIPLDDRGEMLSEITDVAAEASTARATVYGLRVDNPGVDLSDASRSLTSSFPGSADSDRQILSAGFETLVAASRGTIFTVVGQGDTIYSRIALEMSGYYLLGFEAEGNDRDGTAHRIDVKLGRKDVSLRARRQFVFTAETDETDEAAIARTLGSPFAASDLPVSITTFVVRDPKGSKPRLIIGADIDKDRAEGSPVAVGVAVMDRKGRVVRSFLEKSIIAPRHVPGPLAYMGAVDVEPGEYVVKLAARDKTGRRGSVEHAVNAAVARVGPLEVSDLLIADERTGEAGKWNPNVDGGIATPEFIGYLEIYSSDRAALGKARVTMEVSEEDQGPAVFSVALPCEAGEGRRVASGLIRIDLLPPGRYFAHAIVSAGDRATTRQSRPFEVLASASKLGTARAEVARAIPFSDTARSFQPQQVLAPEVLAPFLDRLLGPSGGKSLPSGVREAIDQARRGAFDAVLQSLPAGQDQLAVTFLRGLALLSRRDLERAAGEFRASLRNSVDFFPAALYLGACYAAGRRDREAIGAWQTTLAGENDLPLAYLMLFDALVRVNDWEQARDIAREAAGHWPEDAAVQRRSIAAWSMTGQHAEALAGVRSYLEKHGGDHEALFLAMRLVVQARGAQGGGSIDAAQFARYAEMYAAAKGPEQVLVSLWARHVARHSG
- the glgC gene encoding glucose-1-phosphate adenylyltransferase gives rise to the protein MLDEAMVIVLAGGTGERLNPLTQDRAKPAVYFGGPYRIIDFVLSNCINSGLRRVFIATQYKSLSLNRHIRMGWSIVSEELGEFIEILPPQKRVGENWYLGTADAVYQNLYSVVRENPRQVIILAGDHVYKMDYSRMLRFHQERQSAVTIATIEMPLAESRRFGILQVDESDRVIGFQEKPNEPITIPGSPHLALVSMGIYIFEADILIRALEADAGRDTTHDFGRDVIPALIAEEKVFSYRFYDENKKAAKYWRDIGTLDAYFEASMDLVQVNPEFNLYDPEWPLHTYQPQAPPAKFVFAEEGRRCGQALDSIISPGCIVSGSRISGSILCPNVRVHSFCNIEQAILMPGVRVGRHARLRRVIVDRDACIPRGASIGYDLEEDRRRHTVTETGVVVVTRDDEPMVRDIDEDALQIEMEADRRGSAGE
- the eno gene encoding phosphopyruvate hydratase, whose product is MSVKITQVNGREILDSRGNPTVEVDVDLDSGSRGRAAVPSGASTGVREALELRDGDKHRYLGKGVLKAVANVNGELAKAVVGQTADQRAVDNLMNATDGTPTKSRLGANAILGVSMALARAVATANHAPLYASIGTLARVPADQFSLPVPLMNILNGGAHSDSNVDIQEFMVVPVGLPSFREALRAGAETFHALRSILKKLGLSTGVGDEGGFAPNLKANHQAIELVLEAITKAGYKPGQDVCVALDVAASELWEDTGDANGAPDARTGHYVFHKSGDGTKSPAEMVKMYADWIGQYPIVSIEDGLAEGDWNGWELLTRELGGRVQLVGDDIFVTNPAIFRRGIERKIANSILIKLNQIGTVTETLDAIEMARGAGYTTVISHRSGETEDSTIADLAVGTGAGQLKTGSASRSDRVAKYNQLLRIEEELGAKARYAGRESFRRLK